From the Sebastes fasciatus isolate fSebFas1 chromosome 3, fSebFas1.pri, whole genome shotgun sequence genome, one window contains:
- the LOC141764092 gene encoding keratin, type I cytoskeletal 19-like, whose translation MYYSQSSMGGPHSVMRQSRSYTSSAAPHKAHSVSGLSFRAGPRISSTSVRTVSSGYGGGMGSGMGGGMGFGSGGFDLSNAVDQSSVHLNEKATMQNLNDRLATYLDKVRSLEAANSKLEVQIREYYEQKGPAAERDYSKYWAIINDLKDKIAGATIGTASILLQIDNSKLAADDFRTKFEHELMMRQSVEADIANLRRLLDQTTLTKADLEMQIEGLQDELAYLKKNHAEELAAMRSQLTGNVNVEVDAAPQADLNKALDEIRAQYEAITDKHRRDQECWFNEKSSTISKEVASSTESIQTSKTEVGDLRRTMQGLEIELQSQLSMKGALENTLGETDARYGAMLAAFQNTINMLENELGNVRSSIEQQGQEYKMLLDIKSRLEQEIATYRSLLETEESRPMATGKGGSSTVTTTTVRSSS comes from the exons ATGTATTACAGCCAAAGCAGCATGGGTGGTCCCCACTCCGTCATGAGGCAGAGCCGCAGCTACACATCAAGTGCTGCTCCCCACAAGGCCCACAGTGTGTCAGGACTCAGCTTCAGAGCAGGCCCACGCATCTCCTCTACCAGCGTGCGCACCGTCTCCTCCGGGTATGGAGGTGGCATGGGAAGCGGCATGGGTGGTGGCATGGGATTCGGCAGCGGTGGGTTCGACCTGTCCAACGCCGTGGACCAGAGCTCCGTGCACCTGAACGAGAAGGCCACCATGCAGAACCTGAACGACCGTCTGGCCACCTACCTGGACAAGGTCCGCTCTCTGGAGGCGGCAAACTCCAAGCTGGAGGTGCAGATCAGAGAGTACTACGAGCAGAAGGGgccagcagcagagagggacTACAGCAAATACTGGGCCATTATCAACGACCTGAAGGACAAG ATTGCTGGCGCCACCATCGGCACTGCCAGCATCCTGCTCCAGATTGACAACTCCAAACTGGCTGCTGATGACTTCAGAACCAA ATTCGAGCATGAGCTGATGATGCGCCAGTCTGTTGAGGCTGACATCGCCAACCTGCGCCGTCTGCTGGACCAGACCACCCTGACGAAGGCTGACCTGGAGATGCAGATCGAGGGCCTGCAGGATGAGCTGGCCTACCTCAAGAAGAATCACGCAGAG GAGCTGGCAGCAATGCGCTCTCAGCTCACTGGCAATGTCAACGTGGAGGTGGATGCCGCGCCACAGGCTGACCTCAACAAAGCCCTGGACGAGATCCGCGCCCAGTACGAAGCCATCACTGACAAACATCGTCGCGACCAGGAGTGCTGGTTTAATGAGAAG TCGTCAACCATATCCAAGGAGGTGGCCAGCAGCACAGAGTCAATCCAGACGTCCAAGACAGAGGTCGGTGACCTGCGGCGCACAATGCAGGGCCTGGAGATTGAGCTGCAGTCTCAGCTCAGCATG AAAGGGGCTCTGGAGAACACGCTGGGAGAGACAGACGCTCGTTACGGCGCCATGCTCGCCGCCTTCCAGAACACAATCAACATGCTTGAAAACGAACTAGGCAATGTGCGCTCAAGCATCGAGCAGCAGGGCCAGGAGTACAAGATGCTGCTGGACATCAAGAGcaggctggagcaggagatcgcAACCTACAGGAGCCTGCTGGAAACAGAGGAGTCCAG ACCTATGGCTACAGGTAAAG GAGGCTCGAGCACAGTCACAACCACCACTGTGCGCAGTTCCAGCTAG
- the smap1 gene encoding stromal membrane-associated protein 1 isoform X1 produces the protein MATRSEREKALKLNEQHQAILSKMLREEDNKYCADCEAKGPRWASWNLGVFMCIRCAGIHRNLGVHISRVKSVNLDQWTSEQIQSIQDMGNTNARQLYEANLPESFRRPQTDQRAVEFFIRDKYEKKKYYSKNVTNGSSPKDGKKEREPDRGGKVSSYTKSEESRPVPKISPAKTSEPSVNLLGLDVPAAASSNNGSTSTSQNNNDLDIFGPMVSNPLPASSSAAQFSQVSSSNAASTPTQAAAAAGGGAVSGSGQVDLDLFSDSSSTTKTEDMAKKPLSKDSILSLYGTNSMSQQAPTAGMFMGPSQMQFPVQATGGYQAFPGMGTAMPPTTVMGAMMAQSGAAMMGPSPGMMVGMTMPNGFMGNAPAAGVMGMAPRMMGPQGGALPAGMVPAQGMYAIQPGQQAQWNMGQVNHQMSGMTLNGAGGQMAFGQPPSAMGGWAATGSGQTLSTQLWK, from the exons ATGGCGACCCGCtcggagagagagaaggcccTCAAACTGAACGAGCAGCACCAGGCCATCCTGTCCAAGATGCTCAGGGAGGAAGACAACAAGTACTGCGCCGACTGCGAGGCGAAAG GTCCAAGATGGGCATCCTGGAATCTGGGAGTATTTATGTGCATCCGGTGTGCTGGCATCCACAGGAACCTGGGAGTACACATATCGAGGGTCAAATCAGTCAACCTGGACCAATGGACCTCAGAACAAATCCAG AGTATACAGGATATGGGTAACACCAATGCCAGGCAGCTTTATGAAGCCAACCTACCAGAAAGCTTCAGAAGACCTCAAACAGACCA AAGAGCTGTGGAATTCTTCATCAGGGATAAATATGAGAAGAAGAAATACTACAGCAAGAATGTGACCAATGGGAGCAGT CCAAAAGATGGTAAAAAAGAGAGGGAGCCAGACAGAGGGGGCAAGGTGTCATCCTACACCAAG agtgaaGAGTCCAGGCCAGTTCCCAAAATCAGCCCCGCTAAGACTTCAGAGCCCTCTGTGAACCTACTAGGCCTTG ACGTACCGGCAGCGGCATCAAGTAACAATGGTAGCACGAGCACAAGCCAGAACAACAATGACCTGGATATATTCGGCCCTATGGTATCCAACCCCCTCCCCGCGTCCTCATCCGCAGCTCAGTTTTCTCAG GTGAGCTCCAGTAACGCGGCCAGCACACCGACacaagctgcagcagcagcgggaGGTGGAGCCGTCTCAGGGTCAGGGCAGGTAGACCTGGACTTGTTCAGCGACAGCAGTAGCACCACTAAAACCGAAGACATGGCTAAGAAGCCCCTGTCCAAGGACTCCATCCTGTCCCTGTATGGAACCAACAGCATGTCCCAACAGGCCCCCACTG cTGGCATGTTCATGGGCCCCTCCCAGATGCAGTTCCCTGTCCAGGCCACTGGTGGTTATCAGGCCTTCCCTGGCATGGGCACAGCCATGCCGCCTACAACCGTCATGGGTGCCATGATGGCTCAGAGCGGGGCAGCCATGATGGGGCCCAGTCCGGGCATGATGGTCGGGATGACGATGCCTAATGGTTTCATGGGGAACGCGCCAGCCGCTGGTGTGATGGGCATGGCACCGAGGATGATGGGACCACAGGGCGGTGCGTTGCCTGCAGGCATGGTGCCTGCTCAGGGCATGTACGCCATCCAGCCTGGGCAGCAGGCTCAGTGGAACATGGGTCAG GTGAATCATCAGATGTCAGGGATGACTCTGAACGGTGCAGGTGGCCAGATGGCCTTTGGTCAGCCTCCGTCAGCTATGGGTGGATGGGCCGCCACTGGATCTGGCCAGACTCTGAGCACACAGCTATGGAAGTGA
- the smap1 gene encoding stromal membrane-associated protein 1 isoform X2, producing MATRSEREKALKLNEQHQAILSKMLREEDNKYCADCEAKGPRWASWNLGVFMCIRCAGIHRNLGVHISRVKSVNLDQWTSEQIQSIQDMGNTNARQLYEANLPESFRRPQTDQAVEFFIRDKYEKKKYYSKNVTNGSSPKDGKKEREPDRGGKVSSYTKSEESRPVPKISPAKTSEPSVNLLGLDVPAAASSNNGSTSTSQNNNDLDIFGPMVSNPLPASSSAAQFSQVSSSNAASTPTQAAAAAGGGAVSGSGQVDLDLFSDSSSTTKTEDMAKKPLSKDSILSLYGTNSMSQQAPTAGMFMGPSQMQFPVQATGGYQAFPGMGTAMPPTTVMGAMMAQSGAAMMGPSPGMMVGMTMPNGFMGNAPAAGVMGMAPRMMGPQGGALPAGMVPAQGMYAIQPGQQAQWNMGQVNHQMSGMTLNGAGGQMAFGQPPSAMGGWAATGSGQTLSTQLWK from the exons ATGGCGACCCGCtcggagagagagaaggcccTCAAACTGAACGAGCAGCACCAGGCCATCCTGTCCAAGATGCTCAGGGAGGAAGACAACAAGTACTGCGCCGACTGCGAGGCGAAAG GTCCAAGATGGGCATCCTGGAATCTGGGAGTATTTATGTGCATCCGGTGTGCTGGCATCCACAGGAACCTGGGAGTACACATATCGAGGGTCAAATCAGTCAACCTGGACCAATGGACCTCAGAACAAATCCAG AGTATACAGGATATGGGTAACACCAATGCCAGGCAGCTTTATGAAGCCAACCTACCAGAAAGCTTCAGAAGACCTCAAACAGACCA AGCTGTGGAATTCTTCATCAGGGATAAATATGAGAAGAAGAAATACTACAGCAAGAATGTGACCAATGGGAGCAGT CCAAAAGATGGTAAAAAAGAGAGGGAGCCAGACAGAGGGGGCAAGGTGTCATCCTACACCAAG agtgaaGAGTCCAGGCCAGTTCCCAAAATCAGCCCCGCTAAGACTTCAGAGCCCTCTGTGAACCTACTAGGCCTTG ACGTACCGGCAGCGGCATCAAGTAACAATGGTAGCACGAGCACAAGCCAGAACAACAATGACCTGGATATATTCGGCCCTATGGTATCCAACCCCCTCCCCGCGTCCTCATCCGCAGCTCAGTTTTCTCAG GTGAGCTCCAGTAACGCGGCCAGCACACCGACacaagctgcagcagcagcgggaGGTGGAGCCGTCTCAGGGTCAGGGCAGGTAGACCTGGACTTGTTCAGCGACAGCAGTAGCACCACTAAAACCGAAGACATGGCTAAGAAGCCCCTGTCCAAGGACTCCATCCTGTCCCTGTATGGAACCAACAGCATGTCCCAACAGGCCCCCACTG cTGGCATGTTCATGGGCCCCTCCCAGATGCAGTTCCCTGTCCAGGCCACTGGTGGTTATCAGGCCTTCCCTGGCATGGGCACAGCCATGCCGCCTACAACCGTCATGGGTGCCATGATGGCTCAGAGCGGGGCAGCCATGATGGGGCCCAGTCCGGGCATGATGGTCGGGATGACGATGCCTAATGGTTTCATGGGGAACGCGCCAGCCGCTGGTGTGATGGGCATGGCACCGAGGATGATGGGACCACAGGGCGGTGCGTTGCCTGCAGGCATGGTGCCTGCTCAGGGCATGTACGCCATCCAGCCTGGGCAGCAGGCTCAGTGGAACATGGGTCAG GTGAATCATCAGATGTCAGGGATGACTCTGAACGGTGCAGGTGGCCAGATGGCCTTTGGTCAGCCTCCGTCAGCTATGGGTGGATGGGCCGCCACTGGATCTGGCCAGACTCTGAGCACACAGCTATGGAAGTGA